The Aurantiacibacter gangjinensis genome includes a region encoding these proteins:
- a CDS encoding PD-(D/E)XK nuclease family protein → MSEHAAPNIYSIAAHRGFADALVAGLVPRYAEGDFGLARLTLLLPSARAARTISEAFVRHAGETGSHGLLMPRMVLVGDLDLDEALGPLFDSLGAGAAIPPAADPTRRWVRLAALIRQVKGDDAPKGAALLNLARETGQVMDRLLVEEIAPEDLLSDAVLDLVGDLSDHWRENLHLFATLQRLWLAELQEAGQLDASARRNLLFTEAAKRMRDNPPETPFVAAGVTSAAPALARLLKTVSQLPKGAVVLPDLDLSMSDVVWDELGSAGDTSGETPFARGDAVTHPQYHLKLLLNRMGVARAEVQPWHRAGIGKGPPARSHAISSLFLPPESSKAWVDLPAAKRRLAGVRLIEAANPEEEAQSVALLVREALETPEKRVAVVTPDRGLAGRVAQHLRRWIIQADDSAGQPLGETAAGRVLLLLAEVAAEKAAPVPLMALLQHPLAKAGDERNAWLRSARKFELRLRGPRKEAGLSPLRPLAAKAGVGEWWQEVEAILSPLLDMPAEGDLATWLDGLAATAEALCGENIWAREDGRALSNFVENLRLNARDVTTPLAAEDLPRVLRDAMDTVAVRPPYGGHPRVAIYGLLEARMTRADLVICAGLNEGTWPPRPSTDPLLSPGVLRALGVPGADFRIGLSAHDLAGMLGAPEVVLSRARRDLAGPAIASRFLLRVRALLGQKMTEDATDEATVDLARRLDDPPPVDPAKQPKPCPPAEMRRRDISVTGLDRLRSDPYQYYASKLLSLRDLDLLDAEPTPAWQGELAHAILEDWHNGEGELAELAEKHMRAMSAHPLMRALWRPRLLAALEWVSAKIAEDADRKPEAIEQWGEMTHRGIRIFGKADRIDRLADGSLAVVDYKTGRPPSGAEVEAGYALQLGTIGLIANAGGFENLTGEPTRFEYWSLGRDAKSETGFGYVSTPVLEGRKRSGIPPEEFLPQAQAYLDDALSRWILGDEPFTARLNPDAPGYDTYDQLMRLAEWQGREEREA, encoded by the coding sequence ATGTCTGAGCACGCCGCGCCGAACATCTATTCCATCGCCGCCCATCGCGGCTTTGCCGACGCATTGGTTGCAGGGCTCGTGCCTCGCTATGCGGAAGGCGACTTCGGCCTCGCTCGCTTGACGCTCTTGCTGCCCAGCGCCCGCGCCGCGCGCACCATCTCCGAAGCTTTCGTGCGTCATGCGGGAGAAACTGGTTCTCACGGCTTGCTCATGCCGCGCATGGTGCTGGTGGGCGATCTCGACCTGGACGAAGCGCTGGGGCCGTTGTTCGATTCGCTGGGCGCTGGCGCTGCCATCCCGCCCGCTGCCGATCCCACGCGCCGTTGGGTGCGCCTCGCCGCGCTCATCAGGCAGGTGAAGGGCGATGATGCGCCCAAGGGTGCTGCGCTGCTGAACCTCGCGCGCGAGACGGGGCAGGTTATGGACCGCCTGCTGGTCGAAGAGATCGCACCGGAGGATCTTCTGTCCGACGCCGTGCTAGACCTTGTCGGCGACCTGTCGGACCATTGGCGCGAAAACCTGCATCTCTTTGCCACCCTGCAACGCCTGTGGCTGGCGGAATTGCAGGAGGCTGGGCAGCTTGATGCCTCCGCCCGGCGCAACCTGCTCTTCACCGAAGCGGCGAAGCGTATGCGCGATAATCCGCCGGAAACGCCTTTCGTCGCCGCCGGTGTCACCAGCGCCGCGCCTGCACTCGCGCGATTGCTGAAAACCGTGTCGCAATTGCCGAAGGGCGCTGTCGTCTTGCCCGATCTCGACCTGTCGATGAGCGATGTCGTGTGGGACGAGCTTGGAAGCGCAGGCGACACATCGGGCGAGACGCCGTTTGCGCGCGGCGACGCCGTCACTCACCCGCAATACCATCTGAAACTGCTGCTCAATCGCATGGGTGTGGCCCGCGCCGAGGTGCAGCCATGGCACCGCGCGGGTATCGGCAAGGGACCGCCAGCGCGCAGCCACGCCATTTCCAGCCTGTTCCTGCCGCCCGAGTCGAGCAAGGCGTGGGTGGACCTACCCGCCGCGAAACGCCGACTGGCAGGCGTCCGCCTGATCGAGGCAGCCAATCCGGAAGAGGAGGCGCAGTCTGTCGCGCTGCTGGTGCGGGAAGCGCTGGAGACGCCGGAGAAGCGGGTTGCCGTGGTTACGCCGGATCGCGGTCTGGCAGGCCGCGTTGCGCAGCATTTGCGCCGCTGGATTATTCAAGCGGACGACTCCGCTGGTCAACCGCTGGGCGAAACGGCGGCAGGGCGGGTCTTGCTTCTGCTGGCCGAAGTCGCGGCGGAAAAGGCTGCGCCCGTACCGCTCATGGCTCTGCTGCAGCACCCGCTGGCAAAGGCCGGTGACGAGCGCAATGCGTGGTTGCGCTCCGCTCGCAAATTCGAGCTGAGACTGCGCGGTCCGCGCAAGGAAGCGGGGCTTTCGCCGTTGCGCCCGCTCGCTGCGAAGGCCGGGGTCGGCGAATGGTGGCAAGAGGTCGAAGCGATCCTGTCGCCTCTGCTCGATATGCCAGCCGAAGGCGATCTTGCGACATGGCTGGACGGGCTCGCCGCCACGGCTGAGGCCCTGTGCGGCGAGAATATCTGGGCGCGGGAGGATGGGCGCGCGCTGTCGAACTTTGTGGAAAATTTGCGCCTCAATGCGCGTGACGTCACGACGCCGCTCGCCGCGGAAGACCTGCCGCGCGTCCTGCGCGATGCAATGGATACCGTGGCTGTGCGCCCGCCCTATGGCGGCCATCCCCGCGTGGCGATCTACGGCCTGCTGGAAGCGCGCATGACGCGGGCGGACCTCGTCATTTGCGCCGGTCTGAACGAAGGGACATGGCCACCGCGCCCGTCGACCGATCCGCTGCTCTCGCCCGGCGTGCTGCGGGCGCTTGGCGTACCGGGTGCGGATTTCCGCATCGGCCTTTCCGCGCACGACCTTGCCGGGATGCTCGGCGCGCCGGAGGTTGTCCTCAGCCGCGCGCGGCGCGATCTGGCAGGGCCCGCCATCGCCAGCCGGTTCCTGCTGCGCGTGCGCGCTTTGCTCGGCCAGAAGATGACCGAGGATGCGACGGACGAGGCGACCGTCGATCTTGCCCGAAGGCTGGACGATCCGCCGCCAGTCGATCCGGCAAAGCAGCCCAAGCCATGCCCGCCAGCCGAAATGCGTCGCCGCGATATCAGCGTAACCGGGCTGGATAGGCTGCGCTCCGATCCGTACCAGTATTACGCCTCCAAGCTGCTCTCGCTGCGCGATCTCGACCTGCTCGATGCCGAGCCGACGCCTGCCTGGCAGGGGGAACTGGCGCACGCGATCCTCGAAGACTGGCACAACGGCGAGGGCGAGCTTGCGGAGCTGGCCGAGAAGCACATGCGCGCCATGTCCGCCCACCCGCTGATGCGCGCGCTGTGGCGACCGCGCTTGCTGGCGGCACTGGAATGGGTTTCCGCAAAGATCGCAGAGGATGCCGACCGCAAGCCCGAGGCCATCGAGCAATGGGGCGAGATGACCCATCGTGGCATCCGCATTTTCGGCAAGGCCGACCGGATCGACCGCCTGGCCGATGGCTCGCTGGCGGTGGTCGATTACAAAACCGGCCGGCCGCCTTCTGGGGCTGAGGTCGAAGCAGGCTACGCCCTGCAGCTCGGCACGATCGGCCTGATCGCCAATGCCGGCGGGTTCGAAAATCTTACCGGCGAGCCGACGCGGTTCGAATACTGGTCGCTGGGGCGCGATGCCAAATCGGAAACCGGTTTCGGTTATGTGTCGACGCCCGTGCTGGAAGGCCGCAAGCGCAGCGGAATTCCGCCCGAAGAGTTCCTGCCGCAAGCGCAAGCCTATCTCGACGATGCGCTCAGCCGCTGGATTTTGGGCGACGAGCCTTTCACCGCGCGGCTCAATCCCGATGCGCCGGGCTATGATACGTATGACCAGCTGATGCGTCTGGCCGAATGGCAGGGCCGCGAGGAGAGGGAGGCGTGA
- a CDS encoding nucleotidyltransferase family protein has product MSTLASDTAMVMAAGIGKRMRPLTATQPKPMVRVAGKPLIDHALDRLSEAGIVKAVVNVHYLADSLEAHVRERSSPAITVSDERAQLLETGGGLVHAKDHLPDTFFCLNSDNIWLDGPRDCFADLSSAWDEDAMDALLLLVPHTGAHNFRGDGDFHMDPLGRVSRRKPGRIAPYIFTGIQLISKRLLRDAPEGKFSTNVLWSRAIEEGRLFGTHFTGQWFEVGTPEAIKPTEAALRNV; this is encoded by the coding sequence ATGAGCACACTCGCATCGGATACCGCCATGGTAATGGCGGCAGGGATAGGCAAGCGCATGCGTCCGCTCACCGCAACGCAGCCCAAACCCATGGTAAGAGTGGCTGGCAAACCCTTGATAGACCACGCTTTAGATAGGCTGTCCGAGGCGGGTATCGTCAAGGCCGTGGTCAATGTGCATTACCTCGCCGACAGCCTCGAAGCGCATGTGAGGGAGCGGTCCAGCCCCGCCATCACCGTTTCCGATGAGCGCGCACAGCTGCTGGAGACAGGCGGCGGGCTGGTCCATGCAAAAGACCACCTGCCCGACACATTTTTCTGTCTCAACTCCGACAATATCTGGCTGGACGGACCGCGGGATTGCTTTGCCGATCTTTCCTCCGCTTGGGATGAGGATGCGATGGACGCGCTGTTGCTGCTGGTGCCGCACACAGGTGCGCACAACTTCCGCGGCGATGGCGATTTCCACATGGACCCGTTGGGCCGCGTCAGCCGCCGGAAGCCGGGCCGGATCGCGCCCTACATTTTTACCGGCATCCAATTGATCTCGAAGCGGCTGCTGCGTGATGCGCCGGAAGGCAAATTCAGCACTAATGTCCTCTGGAGCCGCGCCATCGAGGAAGGGCGGCTATTCGGCACGCATTTCACCGGGCAGTGGTTCGAAGTCGGCACGCCGGAAGCCATCAAGCCTACCGAAGCCGCGCTGCGGAATGTCTGA
- a CDS encoding aminoglycoside phosphotransferase family protein, whose amino-acid sequence MNDLPEGIRDFLGKAGWSDAVIEPIPGDASFRRYFRLRRGDGTAMLMYARPPEEDPRPFLHVARWLSDHNMRAPAILSEDAQAGWVLTEDFGNDRMRDWLDIHPQEEHRAYQDAVDALVALHNRPAGPFDPYSLETYLREVSLLPDWFCPAAGIEVDSMGFLAAWREALGPLLLRQQPGVTVLRDYHAENIMLLGPEGQYSGEQGLIDFQDALSGHPAYDLVSLLQDARRDVSPQLEQAMLNHYRSRIDTDPDFEADYARLGAQRNAKIVGIFARLWKRDGKDRYLAMIPRVWEAMERDLEHPALAPVAAWFDANIPADTRARRGAISA is encoded by the coding sequence ATGAATGACTTGCCCGAAGGCATCCGCGATTTTCTCGGCAAAGCGGGCTGGAGCGATGCGGTTATCGAACCGATCCCCGGCGATGCGAGTTTCCGCCGCTATTTCCGCCTGCGCCGCGGTGATGGCACGGCGATGCTGATGTATGCCCGGCCACCTGAAGAAGACCCGCGGCCCTTCCTGCATGTCGCGCGGTGGCTTTCGGATCACAACATGCGCGCGCCTGCCATCCTGTCGGAAGATGCACAGGCGGGCTGGGTGCTGACCGAGGATTTCGGCAATGACCGGATGCGCGACTGGCTCGACATCCATCCGCAGGAGGAACATCGGGCATATCAGGATGCCGTCGATGCGCTGGTGGCGCTGCACAACCGCCCCGCCGGTCCCTTCGATCCGTATTCGCTGGAGACATATCTGCGCGAGGTCTCGCTGCTGCCCGACTGGTTCTGCCCCGCCGCCGGTATCGAGGTCGATTCCATGGGCTTCCTCGCCGCATGGCGAGAGGCGCTTGGCCCGCTATTGCTGCGTCAGCAGCCGGGCGTCACGGTGCTGCGCGATTATCATGCCGAAAACATCATGTTGCTTGGGCCGGAAGGGCAGTATTCGGGCGAGCAGGGACTGATCGATTTCCAGGATGCCCTGTCTGGACACCCGGCTTACGATCTTGTCTCGCTGTTGCAGGATGCGCGGCGCGATGTATCGCCGCAACTGGAGCAGGCGATGCTCAACCATTACCGCTCTCGCATCGATACCGATCCCGATTTCGAAGCGGACTATGCGCGGCTCGGAGCGCAGCGCAACGCCAAGATCGTCGGTATTTTCGCGCGGTTGTGGAAGCGCGACGGCAAGGACCGCTACCTCGCCATGATCCCGCGCGTGTGGGAGGCTATGGAGCGCGACCTCGAGCATCCGGCGTTGGCGCCCGTCGCAGCGTGGTTCGATGCCAATATTCCCGCTGACACACGCGCCAGGCGTGGAGCGATTTCTGCATGA
- the tsaE gene encoding tRNA (adenosine(37)-N6)-threonylcarbamoyltransferase complex ATPase subunit type 1 TsaE yields the protein MNIDLPDLAAMNDLGARLAAKLRAGDVVSLSGDLGTGKTTLSRAILRALGHEGEVPSPTFTIVETYDHLAPPVVHADFYRLKSPQEAEEIGLDDYRDGAVLLAEWPDHAGGFVHEPACLQIALEIRGQGRMAVVEGGADWQGRMP from the coding sequence TTGAATATCGACCTGCCCGACCTTGCAGCCATGAACGATCTTGGCGCGCGCCTCGCCGCGAAACTGCGCGCGGGCGACGTCGTGTCTCTCAGCGGCGATCTGGGAACGGGCAAGACGACACTGTCGCGCGCGATCCTGCGCGCTCTGGGCCATGAGGGCGAAGTGCCGTCACCCACTTTCACCATCGTCGAAACATACGACCATCTCGCCCCGCCCGTGGTCCATGCCGACTTCTACCGGCTCAAAAGCCCGCAGGAGGCCGAGGAGATCGGGCTTGATGACTATCGCGACGGTGCCGTGCTGCTGGCGGAATGGCCCGATCACGCCGGCGGCTTCGTGCATGAGCCAGCCTGCCTGCAAATCGCGCTCGAAATCCGTGGGCAAGGGCGCATGGCCGTTGTGGAAGGCGGCGCGGATTGGCAAGGACGCATGCCATGA